A DNA window from Lepidochelys kempii isolate rLepKem1 chromosome 9, rLepKem1.hap2, whole genome shotgun sequence contains the following coding sequences:
- the SAP130 gene encoding histone deacetylase complex subunit SAP130 isoform X14 — translation MVGMSSQQFPRSGALPAGLGQAPPPISTSGSTGLINPTTTVSDESNRESEVAPREHMGPGGSLQSREEKQEPVVVRPYPQVQMLAQHHTVQSGAAVTVTAPPAHLTPAVPLSFSEGLMKPPVKPTMPSRPIAPAPPSTMSAPTKVPGQVTVTMENSIPQASAIPVATISGQQGHSSNVQHIMATNLQMSIIRSSAPGPPLHIGASHLPRGAAAAAVMSSSKVTTVLRPASQLPNAATAQPAVQHIIHQPIQSRPPVTTSSTIPPAVIAPGSTTRAQSPVITTTAAHATESILSRHTLSLQQHPPSAAISIPRPAQPRDTATRITLPSHPAIGTPKQQLHTMTQKTIFSTGTPVAAATVAPILATNTIASATTAGSVSHTQAPTSTIVTMTMPSHSSHATAVTTSNIPVAKVVPQQITHTSPRIQSDYTSERSNLIPIPGHRASPNPVAMETRSDNRQSMPVQFQYFLPTYPPSAYPLAAHTYTPITSSVSTIRQYPVSAQAPNSAITAQTGVGVASTVHLNPMQLMTVDASHARHIQGIQPAPIGAQGIQPAPIGAQGIQPAPIGAQGIHPAAPIGAQGLQPAPINAQQPQTETKTSVVLADGATIVANPISNTFSAAPAATTVVQTHSQSASASAPAQGSSPRPSILRKKPATDGAKPKPEIHVSMATPVTVSVEAVSNQTSEQPTIAVPPTSQQPPSAIPTIIAAASPPSQPTAPLSTIPGAVSAAPATSNTIIAAPPPPSTMSGALSTVLGPPAPEIKIKEEVEPMDIMRPVSAVPPLTTNTMSPSLALLANNLSMPPNDLPPGASPRKKPRKQQHVISTEEGDMMETNSTDDEKSTAKSLLVKAEKRKSPPKEYIDEEGVRYVPVRPRPPITLLRHYRNPWKAAYHHFQRYSDVRVKEEKKAMLQEIANQKGVSCRAQGWKVHLCAAQLLQLTNLEHDVYERLTSLQEGIIPKKKAATDDDLHRINELIQGNMQRCKLVMDQISEARDSMLKVLDHKERVLKLLNKNGTVKKVSKLKRKEKV, via the exons ATG GTGGGAATGAGTTCTCAGCAGTTTCCCCGTTCTGGAGCCCTTCCTGCAGGACTAGGACAAGCTCCACCCCCAATTTCCACCAGTGGATCTACAGGGCTGATAAACCCAACAACCACAG TGAGTGATGAATCTAATCGAGAGTCAGAAGTTGCTCCCAGAGAGCACATGGGCCCTGGTGGCTCTCTACAGTCTCGTGAAGAGAAACAGGAACCAGTGGTTGTTCGGCCATACCCACAGGTTCAGATGTTGGCACAGCACCATACGGTCCAATCTGGTGCTGCAGTTACAGTGACCGCTCCGCCGGCACATCTGACTCCAGCAGTGCCACTTTCCTTTTCAGAGGGACTTATGAAG CCTCCTGTGAAGCCCACCATGCCCAGCCGGCCCATTGCTCCTGCTCCACCCTCTACAATGTCAGCTCCCACCAAGGTTCCTGGGCAGGTTACTGTTACCATGGAAAACAGTATCCCACAAGCCTCAGCTATTCCTGTGGCAACAATCAGTGGACAACAG GGACATTCCAGTAACGTGCAGCATATCATGGCAACAAATCTTCAGATGTCTATCATCCGAAGTAGTGCTCCTGGTCCCCCTTTACACATTGGAGCTTCTCACTTACCCCGAG GTGCGGCAGCAGCTGCTGTGATGTCCAGCTCTAAAGTAACCACAGTTCTGAGGCCAGCTTCACAGTTGCCAAATGCAGCAACAGCTCAGCCAGCTGTTCAGCACATCATTCATCAACCAATCCAG TCTCGTCCTCCTGTGACGACATCGAGCACCATCCCTCCTGCTGTAATAGCACCAGGTTCCACCACAAGAGCTCAGTCTCCAGTTATTACTACAACAGCAGCACATGCTACGGAATCAATCCTGAG tCGGCACACTCTGTCTCTCCAGCAGCACCCACCTTCTGCAGCTATTAGTATTCCGCGTCCTGCGCAGCCACGGGACACAGCAACTCGGATCACACTGCCATCTCACCCAGCCATAGGTACACCAAAACAGCAGCTCCACACCATGACTCAG AAAACCATTTTTAGTACTGGTACTCCGGTGGCGGCAGCAACCGTGGCACCCATTTTGGCAACCAATACTATTGCCTCAGCAACCACAGCTG GTTCTGTGTCTCATACCCAAGCTCCTACAAGTACAATTGTCACCATGACAATGCCCTCTCACTCTTCCCATGCCACTGCTGTGACCACCTCAAACATCCCAGTTG CTAAAGTGGTTCCTCAGCAAATCACGCATACTTCTCCTCGAATCCAGTCTGATTATACATCAGAGAGGAGTAATCTCATTCCCATACCTGGACACCGAGCATCTCCAAACCCAGTTGCCATGGAAACAAGAAGTGACAACCG GCAGTCGATGCCAGTCCAATTCCAGTACTTCTTACCAACGTACCCGCCTTCTGCCTACCCTTTGGCTGCACACACTTATACCCCCATCACCAGCTCTGTGTCCACCATCCGCCAATACCCTG TTTCAGCTCAGGCCCCCAACTCTGCCATCACAGCTCAGACTGGCGTAGGAGTGGCCTCCACTGTGCACCTCAATCCCATGCAGCTGATGACTGTAGATGCATCTCATGCCCGTCACATccaggggatccagccagcacCTATCGGTGCacaggggatccagccagcacCTATCGGTGCacaggggatccagccagcacCTATCGGTGCACAGGGGATCCACCCAGCTGCACCTATCGGCGCACAGGGACTCCAGCCTGCACCAATCAATGCTCAGCAGCCACAAACAGAAACAAAGACTTCAG TGGTCTTGGCAGACGGAGCCACCATTGTGGCCAATCCTATTAGCAACACATTCAGTGCAGCTCCAGCAGCAACCACAGTGGTACAAACTCACAGCCAGAGCGCCAGCGCCAGTGCACCAGCCCAGGGCTCATCCCCACGCCCAAGCATCCTCCGGAAGAAACCCGCCACAGATGG TGCCAAGCCTAAACCAGAAATCCATGTCTCTATGGCTACTCCAGTCACTGTGTCTGTGGAGGCAGTGTCCAATCAAACCAGCGAGCAGCCCACCATTGCAGTCCCACCTACCTCTCAGCAGCCTCCATCTGCCATTCCAACAATTATTGCAGCAGCTAGTCCACCTTCTCAGCCGACAGCACCTCTGTCAACCATTCCAGGAGCAGTTTCAGCTGCTCCAGCCACTTCGAACACAATTATAGCTGCTCCTCCACCTCCATCCACTATGAGTGGGGCCCTCTCCACAGTATTGGGACCCCCAGCACCAGAGATAAAAATCAAAGAGGAAGTGGAACCTATGGACATAATGCGACCAGTCTCAG CAGTTCCTCCGTTGACTACAAATACCATGTCTCCATCTCTTGCATTGCTGGCCAACAACCTTTCCATGCCCCCGAACGACTTGCCACCTGGTGCCTCCCCAAGGAAAAAaccccggaagcagcagcatgtaaTCTCCACAGAGGAAGGCGACATGATGGAGACTAATAGCACTGATGATGAGAAATCCACTGCCAAAAGTCTGCTGGTGAAAGCAGAGAAGCGCAAGTCTCCTCCAAAAGAGTACATAG ATGAAGAAGGTGTCAGGTACGTCCCTGTGCGTCCAAGACCCCCTATCACACTGCTCCGTCACTATCGCAACCCCTGGAAAGCTGCCTATCACCACTTTCAGAGATACAGTGATGTCAGAGTGAAAG AAGAGAAGAAGGCTATGCTGCAGGAGATTGCCAATCAGAAAGGAGTATCCTGCCGTGCGCAAGGTTGGAAAGTCCATCTCTGCGCAGCACAGTTACTGCAGTTG ACTAACCTGGAGCATGACGTGTATGAGCGCCTCACCTCTCTGCAGGAAGGGATAATCCCCAAGAAAAAGGCAGCAACTGATGATGACTTACATCGAATAAATGAACTGATACAG GGGAATATGCAGAGGTGTAAACTTGTGATGGATCAGATCAGTGAGGCCCGAGACTCTATGCTGAAGGTCTTGGATCACAAGGAACGTGTTCTGAAGCTCTTAAACAAGAATGGAACTGTCAAGAAAGTGTCTAAATTAAAGCGAAAAGAGAAGGTCTAG
- the SAP130 gene encoding histone deacetylase complex subunit SAP130 isoform X9 — protein sequence MVGMSSQQFPRSGALPAGLGQAPPPISTSGSTGLINPTTTVSDESNRESEVAPREHMGPGGSLQSREEKQEPVVVRPYPQVQMLAQHHTVQSGAAVTVTAPPAHLTPAVPLSFSEGLMKPPVKPTMPSRPIAPAPPSTMSAPTKVPGQVTVTMENSIPQASAIPVATISGQQGHSSNVQHIMATNLQMSIIRSSAPGPPLHIGASHLPRGAAAAAVMSSSKVTTVLRPASQLPNAATAQPAVQHIIHQPIQSRPPVTTSSTIPPAVIAPGSTTRAQSPVITTTAAHATESILSRHTLSLQQHPPSAAISIPRPAQPRDTATRITLPSHPAIGTPKQQLHTMTQKTIFSTGTPVAAATVAPILATNTIASATTAGSVSHTQAPTSTIVTMTMPSHSSHATAVTTSNIPVAKVVPQQITHTSPRIQSDYTSERSNLIPIPGHRASPNPVAMETRSDNRQSMPVQFQYFLPTYPPSAYPLAAHTYTPITSSVSTIRQYPVSAQAPNSAITAQTGVGVASTVHLNPMQLMTVDASHARHIQGIQPAPIGAQGIQPAPIGAQGIQPAPIGAQGIHPAAPIGAQGLQPAPINAQQPQTETKTSAVVLADGATIVANPISNTFSAAPAATTVVQTHSQSASASAPAQGSSPRPSILRKKPATDGLAVRKSLIPPQPSEVASTRVESSMRSTSGSPRPAGAKPKPEIHVSMATPVTVSVEAVSNQTSEQPTIAVPPTSQQPPSAIPTIIAAASPPSQPTAPLSTIPGAVSAAPATSNTIIAAPPPPSTMSGALSTVLGPPAPEIKIKEEVEPMDIMRPVSAVPPLTTNTMSPSLALLANNLSMPPNDLPPGASPRKKPRKQQHVISTEEGDMMETNSTDDEKSTAKSLLVKAEKRKSPPKEYIDEEGVRYVPVRPRPPITLLRHYRNPWKAAYHHFQRYSDVRVKEEKKAMLQEIANQKGVSCRAQGWKVHLCAAQLLQLTNLEHDVYERLTSLQEGIIPKKKAATDDDLHRINELIQGNMQRCKLVMDQISEARDSMLKVLDHKERVLKLLNKNGTVKKVSKLKRKEKV from the exons ATG GTGGGAATGAGTTCTCAGCAGTTTCCCCGTTCTGGAGCCCTTCCTGCAGGACTAGGACAAGCTCCACCCCCAATTTCCACCAGTGGATCTACAGGGCTGATAAACCCAACAACCACAG TGAGTGATGAATCTAATCGAGAGTCAGAAGTTGCTCCCAGAGAGCACATGGGCCCTGGTGGCTCTCTACAGTCTCGTGAAGAGAAACAGGAACCAGTGGTTGTTCGGCCATACCCACAGGTTCAGATGTTGGCACAGCACCATACGGTCCAATCTGGTGCTGCAGTTACAGTGACCGCTCCGCCGGCACATCTGACTCCAGCAGTGCCACTTTCCTTTTCAGAGGGACTTATGAAG CCTCCTGTGAAGCCCACCATGCCCAGCCGGCCCATTGCTCCTGCTCCACCCTCTACAATGTCAGCTCCCACCAAGGTTCCTGGGCAGGTTACTGTTACCATGGAAAACAGTATCCCACAAGCCTCAGCTATTCCTGTGGCAACAATCAGTGGACAACAG GGACATTCCAGTAACGTGCAGCATATCATGGCAACAAATCTTCAGATGTCTATCATCCGAAGTAGTGCTCCTGGTCCCCCTTTACACATTGGAGCTTCTCACTTACCCCGAG GTGCGGCAGCAGCTGCTGTGATGTCCAGCTCTAAAGTAACCACAGTTCTGAGGCCAGCTTCACAGTTGCCAAATGCAGCAACAGCTCAGCCAGCTGTTCAGCACATCATTCATCAACCAATCCAG TCTCGTCCTCCTGTGACGACATCGAGCACCATCCCTCCTGCTGTAATAGCACCAGGTTCCACCACAAGAGCTCAGTCTCCAGTTATTACTACAACAGCAGCACATGCTACGGAATCAATCCTGAG tCGGCACACTCTGTCTCTCCAGCAGCACCCACCTTCTGCAGCTATTAGTATTCCGCGTCCTGCGCAGCCACGGGACACAGCAACTCGGATCACACTGCCATCTCACCCAGCCATAGGTACACCAAAACAGCAGCTCCACACCATGACTCAG AAAACCATTTTTAGTACTGGTACTCCGGTGGCGGCAGCAACCGTGGCACCCATTTTGGCAACCAATACTATTGCCTCAGCAACCACAGCTG GTTCTGTGTCTCATACCCAAGCTCCTACAAGTACAATTGTCACCATGACAATGCCCTCTCACTCTTCCCATGCCACTGCTGTGACCACCTCAAACATCCCAGTTG CTAAAGTGGTTCCTCAGCAAATCACGCATACTTCTCCTCGAATCCAGTCTGATTATACATCAGAGAGGAGTAATCTCATTCCCATACCTGGACACCGAGCATCTCCAAACCCAGTTGCCATGGAAACAAGAAGTGACAACCG GCAGTCGATGCCAGTCCAATTCCAGTACTTCTTACCAACGTACCCGCCTTCTGCCTACCCTTTGGCTGCACACACTTATACCCCCATCACCAGCTCTGTGTCCACCATCCGCCAATACCCTG TTTCAGCTCAGGCCCCCAACTCTGCCATCACAGCTCAGACTGGCGTAGGAGTGGCCTCCACTGTGCACCTCAATCCCATGCAGCTGATGACTGTAGATGCATCTCATGCCCGTCACATccaggggatccagccagcacCTATCGGTGCacaggggatccagccagcacCTATCGGTGCacaggggatccagccagcacCTATCGGTGCACAGGGGATCCACCCAGCTGCACCTATCGGCGCACAGGGACTCCAGCCTGCACCAATCAATGCTCAGCAGCCACAAACAGAAACAAAGACTTCAG CAGTGGTCTTGGCAGACGGAGCCACCATTGTGGCCAATCCTATTAGCAACACATTCAGTGCAGCTCCAGCAGCAACCACAGTGGTACAAACTCACAGCCAGAGCGCCAGCGCCAGTGCACCAGCCCAGGGCTCATCCCCACGCCCAAGCATCCTCCGGAAGAAACCCGCCACAGATGG ACTGGCAGTCCGGAAAAGTCTgatcccccctcagccttctgaAGTAGCTAGCACCCGTGTGGAGAGCTCTATGCGAAGCACATCTGGATCACCCAGACCTGCTGG TGCCAAGCCTAAACCAGAAATCCATGTCTCTATGGCTACTCCAGTCACTGTGTCTGTGGAGGCAGTGTCCAATCAAACCAGCGAGCAGCCCACCATTGCAGTCCCACCTACCTCTCAGCAGCCTCCATCTGCCATTCCAACAATTATTGCAGCAGCTAGTCCACCTTCTCAGCCGACAGCACCTCTGTCAACCATTCCAGGAGCAGTTTCAGCTGCTCCAGCCACTTCGAACACAATTATAGCTGCTCCTCCACCTCCATCCACTATGAGTGGGGCCCTCTCCACAGTATTGGGACCCCCAGCACCAGAGATAAAAATCAAAGAGGAAGTGGAACCTATGGACATAATGCGACCAGTCTCAG CAGTTCCTCCGTTGACTACAAATACCATGTCTCCATCTCTTGCATTGCTGGCCAACAACCTTTCCATGCCCCCGAACGACTTGCCACCTGGTGCCTCCCCAAGGAAAAAaccccggaagcagcagcatgtaaTCTCCACAGAGGAAGGCGACATGATGGAGACTAATAGCACTGATGATGAGAAATCCACTGCCAAAAGTCTGCTGGTGAAAGCAGAGAAGCGCAAGTCTCCTCCAAAAGAGTACATAG ATGAAGAAGGTGTCAGGTACGTCCCTGTGCGTCCAAGACCCCCTATCACACTGCTCCGTCACTATCGCAACCCCTGGAAAGCTGCCTATCACCACTTTCAGAGATACAGTGATGTCAGAGTGAAAG AAGAGAAGAAGGCTATGCTGCAGGAGATTGCCAATCAGAAAGGAGTATCCTGCCGTGCGCAAGGTTGGAAAGTCCATCTCTGCGCAGCACAGTTACTGCAGTTG ACTAACCTGGAGCATGACGTGTATGAGCGCCTCACCTCTCTGCAGGAAGGGATAATCCCCAAGAAAAAGGCAGCAACTGATGATGACTTACATCGAATAAATGAACTGATACAG GGGAATATGCAGAGGTGTAAACTTGTGATGGATCAGATCAGTGAGGCCCGAGACTCTATGCTGAAGGTCTTGGATCACAAGGAACGTGTTCTGAAGCTCTTAAACAAGAATGGAACTGTCAAGAAAGTGTCTAAATTAAAGCGAAAAGAGAAGGTCTAG
- the SAP130 gene encoding histone deacetylase complex subunit SAP130 isoform X6, which produces MVGMSSQQFPRSGALPAGLGQAPPPISTSGSTGLINPTTTAVSDESNRESEVAPREHMGPGGSLQSREEKQEPVVVRPYPQVQMLAQHHTVQSGAAVTVTAPPAHLTPAVPLSFSEGLMKPPVKPTMPSRPIAPAPPSTMSAPTKVPGQVTVTMENSIPQASAIPVATISGQQGHSSNVQHIMATNLQMSIIRSSAPGPPLHIGASHLPRGAAAAAVMSSSKVTTVLRPASQLPNAATAQPAVQHIIHQPIQSRPPVTTSSTIPPAVIAPGSTTRAQSPVITTTAAHATESILSRHTLSLQQHPPSAAISIPRPAQPRDTATRITLPSHPAIGTPKQQLHTMTQKTIFSTGTPVAAATVAPILATNTIASATTAGSVSHTQAPTSTIVTMTMPSHSSHATAVTTSNIPVAKVVPQQITHTSPRIQSDYTSERSNLIPIPGHRASPNPVAMETRSDNRQSMPVQFQYFLPTYPPSAYPLAAHTYTPITSSVSTIRQYPVSAQAPNSAITAQTGVGVASTVHLNPMQLMTVDASHARHIQGIQPAPIGAQGIQPAPIGAQGIQPAPIGAQGIHPAAPIGAQGLQPAPINAQQPQTETKTSAVVLADGATIVANPISNTFSAAPAATTVVQTHSQSASASAPAQGSSPRPSILRKKPATDGLAVRKSLIPPQPSEVASTRVESSMRSTSGSPRPAGAKPKPEIHVSMATPVTVSVEAVSNQTSEQPTIAVPPTSQQPPSAIPTIIAAASPPSQPTAPLSTIPGAVSAAPATSNTIIAAPPPPSTMSGALSTVLGPPAPEIKIKEEVEPMDIMRPVSAVPPLTTNTMSPSLALLANNLSMPPNDLPPGASPRKKPRKQQHVISTEEGDMMETNSTDDEKSTAKSLLVKAEKRKSPPKEYIDEEGVRYVPVRPRPPITLLRHYRNPWKAAYHHFQRYSDVRVKEEKKAMLQEIANQKGVSCRAQGWKVHLCAAQLLQLTNLEHDVYERLTSLQEGIIPKKKAATDDDLHRINELIQGNMQRCKLVMDQISEARDSMLKVLDHKERVLKLLNKNGTVKKVSKLKRKEKV; this is translated from the exons ATG GTGGGAATGAGTTCTCAGCAGTTTCCCCGTTCTGGAGCCCTTCCTGCAGGACTAGGACAAGCTCCACCCCCAATTTCCACCAGTGGATCTACAGGGCTGATAAACCCAACAACCACAG cAGTGAGTGATGAATCTAATCGAGAGTCAGAAGTTGCTCCCAGAGAGCACATGGGCCCTGGTGGCTCTCTACAGTCTCGTGAAGAGAAACAGGAACCAGTGGTTGTTCGGCCATACCCACAGGTTCAGATGTTGGCACAGCACCATACGGTCCAATCTGGTGCTGCAGTTACAGTGACCGCTCCGCCGGCACATCTGACTCCAGCAGTGCCACTTTCCTTTTCAGAGGGACTTATGAAG CCTCCTGTGAAGCCCACCATGCCCAGCCGGCCCATTGCTCCTGCTCCACCCTCTACAATGTCAGCTCCCACCAAGGTTCCTGGGCAGGTTACTGTTACCATGGAAAACAGTATCCCACAAGCCTCAGCTATTCCTGTGGCAACAATCAGTGGACAACAG GGACATTCCAGTAACGTGCAGCATATCATGGCAACAAATCTTCAGATGTCTATCATCCGAAGTAGTGCTCCTGGTCCCCCTTTACACATTGGAGCTTCTCACTTACCCCGAG GTGCGGCAGCAGCTGCTGTGATGTCCAGCTCTAAAGTAACCACAGTTCTGAGGCCAGCTTCACAGTTGCCAAATGCAGCAACAGCTCAGCCAGCTGTTCAGCACATCATTCATCAACCAATCCAG TCTCGTCCTCCTGTGACGACATCGAGCACCATCCCTCCTGCTGTAATAGCACCAGGTTCCACCACAAGAGCTCAGTCTCCAGTTATTACTACAACAGCAGCACATGCTACGGAATCAATCCTGAG tCGGCACACTCTGTCTCTCCAGCAGCACCCACCTTCTGCAGCTATTAGTATTCCGCGTCCTGCGCAGCCACGGGACACAGCAACTCGGATCACACTGCCATCTCACCCAGCCATAGGTACACCAAAACAGCAGCTCCACACCATGACTCAG AAAACCATTTTTAGTACTGGTACTCCGGTGGCGGCAGCAACCGTGGCACCCATTTTGGCAACCAATACTATTGCCTCAGCAACCACAGCTG GTTCTGTGTCTCATACCCAAGCTCCTACAAGTACAATTGTCACCATGACAATGCCCTCTCACTCTTCCCATGCCACTGCTGTGACCACCTCAAACATCCCAGTTG CTAAAGTGGTTCCTCAGCAAATCACGCATACTTCTCCTCGAATCCAGTCTGATTATACATCAGAGAGGAGTAATCTCATTCCCATACCTGGACACCGAGCATCTCCAAACCCAGTTGCCATGGAAACAAGAAGTGACAACCG GCAGTCGATGCCAGTCCAATTCCAGTACTTCTTACCAACGTACCCGCCTTCTGCCTACCCTTTGGCTGCACACACTTATACCCCCATCACCAGCTCTGTGTCCACCATCCGCCAATACCCTG TTTCAGCTCAGGCCCCCAACTCTGCCATCACAGCTCAGACTGGCGTAGGAGTGGCCTCCACTGTGCACCTCAATCCCATGCAGCTGATGACTGTAGATGCATCTCATGCCCGTCACATccaggggatccagccagcacCTATCGGTGCacaggggatccagccagcacCTATCGGTGCacaggggatccagccagcacCTATCGGTGCACAGGGGATCCACCCAGCTGCACCTATCGGCGCACAGGGACTCCAGCCTGCACCAATCAATGCTCAGCAGCCACAAACAGAAACAAAGACTTCAG CAGTGGTCTTGGCAGACGGAGCCACCATTGTGGCCAATCCTATTAGCAACACATTCAGTGCAGCTCCAGCAGCAACCACAGTGGTACAAACTCACAGCCAGAGCGCCAGCGCCAGTGCACCAGCCCAGGGCTCATCCCCACGCCCAAGCATCCTCCGGAAGAAACCCGCCACAGATGG ACTGGCAGTCCGGAAAAGTCTgatcccccctcagccttctgaAGTAGCTAGCACCCGTGTGGAGAGCTCTATGCGAAGCACATCTGGATCACCCAGACCTGCTGG TGCCAAGCCTAAACCAGAAATCCATGTCTCTATGGCTACTCCAGTCACTGTGTCTGTGGAGGCAGTGTCCAATCAAACCAGCGAGCAGCCCACCATTGCAGTCCCACCTACCTCTCAGCAGCCTCCATCTGCCATTCCAACAATTATTGCAGCAGCTAGTCCACCTTCTCAGCCGACAGCACCTCTGTCAACCATTCCAGGAGCAGTTTCAGCTGCTCCAGCCACTTCGAACACAATTATAGCTGCTCCTCCACCTCCATCCACTATGAGTGGGGCCCTCTCCACAGTATTGGGACCCCCAGCACCAGAGATAAAAATCAAAGAGGAAGTGGAACCTATGGACATAATGCGACCAGTCTCAG CAGTTCCTCCGTTGACTACAAATACCATGTCTCCATCTCTTGCATTGCTGGCCAACAACCTTTCCATGCCCCCGAACGACTTGCCACCTGGTGCCTCCCCAAGGAAAAAaccccggaagcagcagcatgtaaTCTCCACAGAGGAAGGCGACATGATGGAGACTAATAGCACTGATGATGAGAAATCCACTGCCAAAAGTCTGCTGGTGAAAGCAGAGAAGCGCAAGTCTCCTCCAAAAGAGTACATAG ATGAAGAAGGTGTCAGGTACGTCCCTGTGCGTCCAAGACCCCCTATCACACTGCTCCGTCACTATCGCAACCCCTGGAAAGCTGCCTATCACCACTTTCAGAGATACAGTGATGTCAGAGTGAAAG AAGAGAAGAAGGCTATGCTGCAGGAGATTGCCAATCAGAAAGGAGTATCCTGCCGTGCGCAAGGTTGGAAAGTCCATCTCTGCGCAGCACAGTTACTGCAGTTG ACTAACCTGGAGCATGACGTGTATGAGCGCCTCACCTCTCTGCAGGAAGGGATAATCCCCAAGAAAAAGGCAGCAACTGATGATGACTTACATCGAATAAATGAACTGATACAG GGGAATATGCAGAGGTGTAAACTTGTGATGGATCAGATCAGTGAGGCCCGAGACTCTATGCTGAAGGTCTTGGATCACAAGGAACGTGTTCTGAAGCTCTTAAACAAGAATGGAACTGTCAAGAAAGTGTCTAAATTAAAGCGAAAAGAGAAGGTCTAG